A single window of Populus nigra chromosome 17, ddPopNigr1.1, whole genome shotgun sequence DNA harbors:
- the LOC133676940 gene encoding protein yippee-like At3g11230, whose product MGRLFLVDLEGRSYSCKHCRTPLALKADVISKYFCSRNRRAYLFYNVENVTFGPREDRMMITGKHTVADIYCVVCGSILGWKYIYAYVKAHKYKEGWFVIERCKVLNPAGTPYEAIQEAQVGHQAPNGQETWMAQEAQAGGGIDVDNA is encoded by the exons ATGGGGAGGCTATTTCTGGTGGATCTTGAAGGACGCTCTTATAGCTGCAAGCACTGCCGCACTCCTCTTGCTCTCAAAGCCGACGTCATCTCTAag TATTTCTGCTCCAGGAATAGAAGGGCATATCTTTTCTATAACGT TGAGAATGTCACCTTTGGACCGAGAGAAGATCGAATGATGATAACTGGAAAGCACACTGTGGCTGACATATACTGTGTTGTTTGTGGGTCAATTCTGGGGTGGAAATAT ATATATGCATATGTGAAGGCTCATAAGTACAAGGAAGGTTGGTTTGTCATTGAAAG GTGCAAGGTGTTGAATCCTGCCGGAACTCCCTATGAGGCCATTCAAGAAGCTCAGGTTGGTCACCAAGCTCCGAATGGTCAAGAAACTTGGATGGCCCAAGAAGCTCAGGCTGGTGGAGGAATTGATGTTGATAATGCTTGA
- the LOC133676938 gene encoding uncharacterized protein LOC133676938 produces MGSGSLLWNLTKKYLTVGVIGLTITDRYASIVPVRGGSMSPTFNPRTNTVLGSLDDRVLIEKFCLAKYKFSHGDVVVFRSPSDHKQKLIKRIIGLPGDWMGTPQNDVVKIPEGHCWVEGDNPASSMDSRSFGPIPLGLVQGRATTIVWPPHRICQVERRIFEDRFSPSA; encoded by the exons ATGGGAAGTGGGAGTTTGTTGTGGAATTTGACAAAGAAATATTTAACAGTTGGGGTCATAGGGCTAACCATTACAGACCGATATGCTAGTATTGTTCCGGTACGAGGTGGCTCTATGTCTCCTACGTTTAATCCTAGGACCAATACAGTTTTGGGGTCATTAg ATGACCGTGTTTTGATCGAGAAGTTTTGCCTTGCAAAGTACAAATTTTCGCATGGCGACGTGGTAGTTTTTCG CTCCCCAAGTGATCACAAGCAGAAACTCATTAAGAGAATTATTGGCTTACCTGGTGACTGGATGGGGACTCCTCAAAATGATGTGGTCAAGATTCCAGAAGGACACTGTTGGGTTGAGGGAGACAATCCAGCATCTAGCATGGATTCAAGAAGTTTTGGCCCA ATTCCTTTGGGTTTAGTTCAGGGAAGGGCTACGACCATTGTATGGCCTCCTCACAGAATATGCCAGGTTGAGAGAAGAATCTTTGAAGACAGATTTTCCCCCTCCGCATGA